The Planktothrix agardhii NIES-204 genomic interval AAAGGGAGTTTTATTCAAAATTACTTGAATTTCTATTCCCGCTTCTGCTGTTTCTACAGGTTTTCCATTCACTAAAACCGCTTCAACTTTGGCATCAGATGTTAATAACGTATAGCCTAAAAATTCCGTGGGGTGAATATGTTCTGCTAATTGATCTAAACTACCTTGAACGGTTAAATCAATAGTTTCATGGGCATCTTGAGAACGGCGGCGTTGTTCTTCCATTGCCGTTTCAAAGCCTTTAATATCAACAGTTAAGCCATTTTCTTCGGCAATTTCTTGGGTTAATTCTAGGGGGAAACCGTAGGTGTCATATAAAACAAAAGCATCCTGGCCGGAAATTTGACCCCCCTCTAGTCCCTGCTTGGTAAGGGGGGAAGAAATATCTGTAGCCTCCCCTTTGGTAAGGGGGAGGTTGGTGGGGGTCGCCTGACCGGAATTACCCCCCTCTAGTCCCCCTTGGTAAGGGGGGAAGAAATATCTGTAGCCTCCCCTTTGGTAAGGGGGAGGTTGGTGGGGGTCGCCTGACCGGAATTACCCCCCTCTAGTCCCCCCTTATTAAGGGGGGAAGAAATATCTGTAGCCTCCCCTTTGGTAAGGGGGAGGTTGGTGGGGGTCGCCTGACCGGAATTACCCCCCTCTAGTCCCCCCTTATTAAGGGGGGAAGAAATATCTGTAGCCTCCCCTTTGGTAAGGGGGAGGTTGGTGGGGGTCGCCTTGGTAATAATTTCTGCTAACAGTTTTTCACCCCGTTCTAAGGTTTCTAAGAAACGGGTTTCTTCTCTTTGTAACTCTGCTTTAATTGCGGTTTCCCGTTGACGAACATTGGGATAAATAGCTTCTGATAATTGAATTGCAGTTTCAGCTACCAAGGTTGTAAATTCCTGATTAATTCCAATTAACCGACCATGACGAACTACCCGCCGAATTAACCGCCGGACAATATAACCCCGTCCAATATTAGACGCATTAACCCCATCGGCAATTAAATGCACAACCGCCCGAATATGATCCCCAATAACTTTGAGGGAAACCTTGGTTTTATCATCGGATTTGTGATAGTCTATTTGGGCAATTTCCGCCGCCGTTTTAATAATCGGAAAAATCAGATCGGTTTCATAATTATTAGGAACTTGCTGTAAAATTTGCGCCATGCGTTCTAACCCCATGCCCGTATCAATATTTTTATTCTGTAATGGGGTTAAAATACCATCATTATCTCGGTTATATTGCATAAATACTAAGTTATAAAACTCAATAAACCGAGAATCATCCTCTAAATCAATATTATCCTCGCCGCGTTCGGGGTGAAAATCATAATAAATTTCTGAACAGGGGCCACAGGGGCCA includes:
- the alaS_2 gene encoding alanyl-tRNA synthetase, with the translated sequence MTFFPQYSTGSEIRQKFLNFYAEKGHKILPSASLVPEDPTVLLTIAGMLPFKPIFLGQRQPEFPRATTSQKCIRTNDIENVGRTARHHTFFEMLGNFSFGDYFKQQAIAWGWEISTKVFELPPERLVVSVFEEDDEAFAIWRDEIGVSPQRIKRMGEADNFWKSGPTGPCGPCSEIYYDFHPERGEDNIDLEDDSRFIEFYNLVFMQYNRDNDGILTPLQNKNIDTGMGLERMAQILQQVPNNYETDLIFPIIKTAAEIAQIDYHKSDDKTKVSLKVIGDHIRAVVHLIADGVNASNIGRGYIVRRLIRRVVRHGRLIGINQEFTTLVAETAIQLSEAIYPNVRQRETAIKAELQREETRFLETLERGEKLLAEIITKATPTNLPLTKGEATDISSPLNKGGLEGGNSGQATPTNLPLTKGEATDISSPLNKGGLEGGNSGQATPTNLPLTKGEATDISSPLTKGD